In Thermodesulfovibrio aggregans, the following proteins share a genomic window:
- the glgB gene encoding 1,4-alpha-glucan branching protein GlgB encodes MVRHDVSLFTDFDIYLFKEGNHFNAYDKLGAHIIEVDGQRGTYFAVWAPNAEQVYVIGDFNRWKLSHPLGIRWDGSGIWEGFIPGVEKGTKYKYYIISKYGYHLEKGDPYAFLWETPPKTASIVWDLEYQWNDEEWMKNRAKSNSLYSPISIYEVHLGSWRRVPEEGNRPLSYRELAYWLPEYVKEMGFTHVEFLPVMEHPFYGSWGYQVTGYFAPTSRYGTPQDFMYLIDRLHQNGIGVILDWVPSHFPDDGHGLSFFDGTYLYEHQDPKKGYHPHWHSYIFNHGRNEIRNFLISSAVFWLEKYHVDGLRVDAVASMLYLDYGRQPGEWIPNKYGGKENLEAIEFIRRLNETVYEKFPDTQTIAEESTAWPLVTRPTYLGGLGFGMKWNMGWMHDTLFYFSRDPIYRKYHHNQLTFSIWYAFSENYVLPLSHDEVVYGKGALINKMPGDYWQKFANLRLLYGYMYAHPGKKLLFMGGEFAQWNEWYHEESLHWHLLNYPHHQGIQRLVKDLNNLYKNEPALYELDFDPSGFEWIDFSDADQSIISFLRKTKNPDDTILIVCNFTPVPRLNYRVGVPVRGFWKEIFNSDSELYGGSNCGNMGGVYADDIPMHGRAYSLNLTLPPLGILFLKRQK; translated from the coding sequence ATGGTTAGGCATGATGTAAGTCTTTTTACTGATTTTGATATTTATCTTTTTAAAGAGGGGAATCATTTCAATGCCTATGATAAGCTTGGTGCTCATATCATAGAAGTTGATGGTCAGAGGGGAACTTACTTTGCCGTATGGGCACCAAATGCAGAGCAGGTTTATGTTATAGGTGATTTTAATAGATGGAAACTCTCACATCCTCTTGGGATAAGATGGGATGGCTCTGGCATATGGGAAGGTTTTATCCCAGGTGTTGAGAAAGGAACAAAGTACAAATACTACATAATTTCAAAATATGGTTATCATTTAGAAAAAGGTGATCCCTATGCTTTCCTTTGGGAGACACCACCTAAGACAGCATCAATAGTCTGGGATCTTGAGTATCAGTGGAATGATGAAGAGTGGATGAAAAACAGAGCTAAAAGCAACTCTCTTTATTCACCCATATCAATATATGAAGTTCATCTTGGCTCGTGGAGGAGAGTTCCTGAAGAAGGAAACAGACCTCTTTCATACAGAGAACTTGCTTATTGGTTGCCTGAATATGTAAAAGAGATGGGATTCACTCATGTGGAATTCCTTCCAGTTATGGAGCATCCTTTTTATGGTTCCTGGGGATATCAGGTAACAGGATATTTTGCACCTACAAGCAGATACGGAACACCTCAGGATTTTATGTATTTGATTGACAGGCTTCATCAAAATGGCATTGGTGTAATTCTTGACTGGGTACCCTCTCATTTTCCTGATGATGGACATGGACTCAGCTTCTTTGATGGAACATATCTTTATGAGCATCAGGATCCAAAAAAAGGATATCATCCTCATTGGCACAGTTATATTTTCAATCATGGGAGAAATGAGATCAGAAACTTTCTTATAAGTTCAGCAGTATTCTGGCTTGAAAAGTATCATGTCGATGGATTAAGAGTGGATGCGGTTGCTTCAATGCTTTATCTTGATTATGGAAGACAGCCCGGAGAGTGGATTCCCAATAAATATGGAGGCAAGGAAAACCTGGAGGCAATAGAATTCATAAGAAGGCTTAATGAAACAGTTTACGAAAAATTTCCTGATACACAAACCATTGCTGAGGAATCTACTGCATGGCCCCTTGTTACCCGGCCTACTTATCTTGGTGGATTGGGATTTGGCATGAAGTGGAATATGGGCTGGATGCATGACACCCTATTTTATTTTTCAAGAGATCCAATTTACAGAAAATATCATCACAATCAACTTACTTTCAGCATCTGGTATGCTTTCAGTGAGAATTATGTTTTGCCTCTTTCCCATGATGAAGTTGTTTATGGAAAAGGGGCTTTGATAAACAAAATGCCCGGTGATTACTGGCAGAAATTTGCTAATCTAAGGCTTCTTTATGGATACATGTATGCCCATCCTGGTAAAAAACTTCTCTTTATGGGAGGAGAGTTTGCTCAATGGAATGAGTGGTATCACGAAGAGAGCTTGCACTGGCATCTTCTAAACTATCCTCATCATCAGGGTATTCAAAGGTTGGTGAAAGATTTAAACAATCTTTACAAAAATGAGCCAGCCCTTTATGAACTTGACTTTGACCCATCAGGTTTTGAATGGATTGATTTCAGTGACGCAGACCAGAGCATTATAAGTTTTTTAAGAAAAACTAAAAATCCTGATGATACAATTTTAATAGTATGTAATTTTACTCCGGTGCCAAGACTTAATTACCGTGTAGGTGTTCCTGTGAGAGGTTTCTGGAAAGAGATTTTTAACAGTGATTCAGAGCTCTATGGCGGAAGCAACTGTGGAAACATGGGTGGAGTTTATGCAGATGATATACCTATGCATGGAAGAGCATATTCTTTAAATTTAACATTGCCTCCTTTGGGCATTCTTTTTTTAAAAAGGCAAAAGTAA
- a CDS encoding cation:proton antiporter has product MDLHLIFLYLAILLFFARLTGDIFAKFGIPSVLGEIFVGVLLGQSVLGIIPLNDVMRLLAELGIILLLFHIGLEADLKQLKEVGFSAAAVAITGALAPMVAGFLVSYYVFNFPVITSLFIGGTLTATSIGITVRVLEDLGKMRERFAQIVLGAAVLDDIFGVVVLAALFEFSKTQEINVNATLLLILYIGTFFLFAPIIGKFFAYFISTLSRRLNTLDFVPPVVVAIILLFAFAAHEIGSPEILGAFTAGIAFSRRFTIPFAAAFQADRQIIHKIEESLNPLIWLFTPIFFVYVGLQLNLKAIDFSSLNFWLLSAVLFLVALTTKLLAGLFIKGTKKEKLSVGFSMLPRGEVGLIFAEFGRISGVYDSTLYAVIIFVVALTTLLSPIVLKTLLKEKGGDSYG; this is encoded by the coding sequence ATGGATTTGCATCTTATTTTTCTCTATCTTGCTATTTTGCTCTTTTTTGCAAGACTTACAGGCGACATCTTTGCAAAATTTGGAATTCCATCTGTTCTTGGGGAGATATTCGTAGGAGTATTGCTCGGACAAAGTGTCCTTGGAATAATACCTCTCAACGATGTAATGAGACTTCTTGCAGAACTAGGGATAATACTTCTTCTTTTCCATATTGGACTTGAAGCTGATTTAAAACAACTAAAAGAAGTCGGTTTTTCTGCTGCAGCCGTTGCAATAACAGGTGCATTAGCTCCTATGGTTGCTGGATTTCTTGTCTCCTACTATGTTTTTAATTTCCCGGTAATAACCTCTCTTTTCATAGGGGGAACTCTTACTGCCACAAGCATTGGTATTACTGTAAGAGTGCTTGAAGATCTTGGAAAAATGAGAGAGCGATTCGCTCAAATTGTGCTTGGTGCAGCAGTGCTTGATGATATATTTGGTGTTGTCGTTCTTGCTGCGCTTTTTGAGTTTTCAAAAACTCAGGAAATCAATGTTAATGCTACATTGCTTCTAATACTCTATATTGGAACTTTCTTTTTGTTTGCTCCTATAATAGGTAAATTTTTTGCTTATTTTATAAGTACTCTTTCAAGACGGCTAAATACCCTTGATTTTGTTCCTCCTGTTGTTGTTGCCATAATTCTGCTGTTTGCCTTTGCTGCCCATGAGATAGGGTCTCCTGAAATACTCGGTGCTTTCACAGCTGGGATAGCTTTTTCAAGAAGGTTTACAATTCCTTTTGCAGCAGCCTTTCAGGCAGACAGACAGATTATTCATAAAATTGAAGAATCCTTGAATCCATTAATATGGCTTTTTACTCCCATATTTTTTGTTTATGTGGGACTACAGCTTAATCTGAAAGCAATAGATTTCTCTTCCTTGAATTTCTGGCTTTTAAGTGCTGTTTTGTTCCTGGTTGCTCTTACAACGAAATTATTGGCTGGTTTATTTATCAAAGGAACAAAGAAGGAAAAATTAAGCGTGGGATTTTCTATGCTTCCAAGAGGTGAAGTGGGTCTCATTTTTGCCGAATTTGGTAGAATAAGCGGAGTTTATGATAGCACTCTTTATGCAGTTATTATATTTGTGGTTGCCCTTACTACTCTGCTTTCTCCTATTGTGTTGAAAACTCTTTTAAAAGAGAAAGGAGGAGACAGCTATGGTTAG
- a CDS encoding LysE family translocator, with protein sequence MFKVLFIGISSFIIALSGAMMPGPLFAVTVSETPRRGWITGPVLVAGHGVLELSLLLLIVSGLGSFLQMNETFIAVALVGGIFLFFMGLSMFRSLPKLSLQNEFNRQAKGSLFLSGILLSLANPYWSFWWATIGLGYLVQSMEIGILGIVAFFTGHILGDLAWYSGVSLGVHKGKKILNDSLYRKIVFFCALILIGFSFYFIWKGIERVKYFFKLYL encoded by the coding sequence ATGTTTAAAGTCCTTTTTATTGGAATTTCATCCTTTATCATAGCTCTATCAGGTGCAATGATGCCAGGACCTCTTTTTGCAGTAACAGTATCAGAAACACCTCGTAGAGGCTGGATTACAGGACCTGTTTTGGTAGCAGGTCATGGAGTTCTTGAGCTTTCTCTTTTACTTTTGATTGTTTCTGGTCTTGGAAGTTTTTTACAGATGAATGAAACTTTTATTGCTGTTGCACTGGTTGGTGGTATATTTTTATTTTTTATGGGGCTTTCAATGTTTCGTTCACTGCCAAAACTTAGCCTGCAAAATGAATTTAACAGGCAGGCAAAGGGCTCTCTTTTTTTATCAGGAATTTTGTTAAGTCTGGCAAACCCTTACTGGTCTTTCTGGTGGGCAACAATAGGACTTGGATATCTGGTTCAATCAATGGAAATTGGCATATTAGGAATTGTGGCATTTTTCACAGGACATATTCTTGGAGATTTAGCCTGGTATTCAGGTGTTTCATTGGGAGTGCATAAAGGCAAGAAAATTCTCAATGACAGCCTTTACAGAAAAATAGTCTTTTTCTGTGCCTTAATCCTTATAGGCTTTTCCTTTTACTTCATCTGGAAAGGGATTGAGAGGGTAAAATATTTTTTTAAACTATACTTATGA
- a CDS encoding YifB family Mg chelatase-like AAA ATPase codes for MLARVQSAHLIGIEPYAVDVEVDIAQRGLPHFNIVGLPDTAVKESRDRIKAAFKNTGFPFPIKQITVNLAPADLKKEGSSFDLPIAVGILAAEGHIPKDVLKDFLIVGELALEGRLRPVKGTLCIASKLNELGVKKLIVPMKNASEAAVVKGVEVYAVEDLSEVVEFLRGQKNIKPFTSEIDCSESSIYEDLADVKGQFQAKRALEISAAGGHNILFIGPPGSGKSMLARRLPGILPPMTVDEAIETTKIYSVAGLLPDGKGLITSRPFRSPHHSSSDVSLIGGGQIPKPGEVSLAHNGVLFLDELPEFKRNVLEVLRQPLEDGFVTVARSYATVQFPSRFLLVAAMNPCPCGHSGDSLKPCTCTPQMIIRYRSRVSGPLLDRIDIHIEVPRVNYQELKDDTPSESSKIVRERVIRARQIQLKRFKDEGIYCNAHMKTKHLKKFCKIDEDCHSLLQSAMEKLGLSARAHSKIIKVARTIADLEGSENIKASHIAEAIQYRSLERLSF; via the coding sequence ATGCTCGCCAGGGTTCAAAGTGCTCATTTAATAGGCATAGAGCCCTATGCTGTTGATGTAGAGGTTGACATAGCTCAAAGAGGGCTGCCTCATTTTAATATTGTGGGACTTCCAGACACAGCAGTTAAAGAGTCTCGGGATAGAATAAAAGCTGCTTTTAAAAACACAGGATTTCCCTTTCCCATCAAGCAGATTACAGTAAATCTTGCTCCAGCAGACCTAAAAAAAGAGGGCTCTTCCTTTGACCTTCCCATTGCTGTAGGAATCTTGGCTGCAGAAGGGCATATTCCCAAAGATGTTCTCAAGGATTTTTTAATTGTTGGAGAACTCGCACTTGAAGGCAGACTTAGACCTGTAAAAGGGACACTCTGTATTGCTTCAAAGCTTAATGAACTGGGAGTAAAAAAATTAATTGTTCCCATGAAAAATGCTTCTGAAGCAGCTGTTGTAAAAGGTGTGGAAGTTTATGCTGTGGAAGATTTATCAGAGGTGGTAGAGTTTCTTAGAGGACAGAAGAATATTAAGCCATTTACTTCGGAGATTGATTGTTCTGAATCCAGCATCTATGAAGACCTTGCAGATGTAAAAGGACAGTTTCAGGCAAAAAGAGCACTTGAGATATCTGCAGCAGGTGGACACAATATTTTATTCATTGGACCACCGGGAAGTGGTAAAAGTATGCTTGCCCGTAGGCTTCCAGGGATACTTCCCCCCATGACAGTTGATGAGGCAATAGAGACAACAAAGATATACAGTGTGGCAGGACTGCTTCCTGATGGGAAAGGACTTATTACCAGTCGCCCATTTCGTAGCCCCCATCACTCATCCAGTGATGTAAGTTTGATAGGTGGTGGACAGATTCCTAAACCCGGTGAAGTATCACTTGCTCATAATGGAGTGCTTTTTCTTGATGAACTACCTGAGTTTAAAAGAAATGTTTTAGAGGTGCTTAGACAACCTCTTGAAGACGGCTTTGTAACAGTTGCTCGCAGTTATGCTACAGTTCAATTTCCTTCAAGATTTTTGCTGGTTGCAGCAATGAACCCATGTCCTTGCGGACATTCTGGAGACAGTCTTAAACCCTGCACCTGTACACCCCAGATGATAATTCGTTATCGTTCAAGGGTATCAGGTCCTCTTCTTGACAGGATTGACATACATATTGAAGTTCCAAGAGTTAACTATCAGGAACTCAAAGATGATACACCATCAGAAAGCTCAAAAATTGTTCGTGAGAGAGTGATAAGAGCAAGACAGATTCAGTTAAAAAGATTTAAGGACGAAGGAATATACTGCAATGCTCACATGAAAACGAAGCATTTAAAAAAATTCTGCAAAATTGATGAGGACTGCCACAGCCTGCTACAGTCTGCTATGGAAAAATTGGGCTTGTCTGCAAGGGCGCACTCAAAGATAATTAAAGTTGCAAGGACAATAGCTGACCTTGAAGGCTCTGAAAACATCAAAGCCTCCCATATAGCAGAGGCAATTCAGTATCGCAGTCTTGAAAGGTTAAGTTTTTAA
- a CDS encoding TIGR01212 family radical SAM protein (This family includes YhcC from E. coli K-12, an uncharacterized radical SAM protein.), with the protein MIKRYYSFGEYLKEIFGKKVYKVNVDAGFTCPNRDGTLGYGGCIYCNNASFRPPSCVPEISLTEQISRGIEHVKKRYKAEAFLVYFQPYTNTYAPVEKLEKLYREALSFPEVIGLAIGTRPDCVDEEKLELLRDLSKTHLIIIEYGLQSIYDKSLKFIKRGHDYSTFLKAVYDTHERGILVGAHIIVGLPTETREESLAMADEINRHPIKFLKIHQLQVVKDTVLARIYEREPFKVFEYEEYLDFVVDFLERLSPDIVIQRLFATSPDEILIAPKWNRSKQQILNDINKRLEERNARQGSKCSFNRHRALCC; encoded by the coding sequence ATGATAAAGCGTTATTATTCTTTTGGAGAATATCTTAAAGAAATTTTTGGGAAAAAAGTCTATAAAGTAAATGTGGACGCCGGGTTCACATGCCCGAATAGAGACGGCACTCTTGGTTATGGTGGATGTATTTACTGCAACAATGCATCATTCAGACCTCCAAGCTGTGTCCCAGAAATCTCTTTAACAGAGCAGATTTCAAGAGGAATAGAGCATGTTAAAAAAAGATATAAAGCAGAGGCTTTTCTTGTTTATTTTCAGCCCTATACGAATACTTATGCGCCAGTAGAAAAACTTGAAAAGCTTTACAGAGAGGCTCTTTCTTTCCCAGAGGTTATCGGTCTTGCTATAGGAACAAGGCCTGATTGTGTTGATGAGGAAAAACTTGAACTTTTACGAGATTTATCAAAAACTCATTTAATAATTATTGAGTATGGGTTACAATCAATATATGACAAATCTCTTAAGTTTATTAAAAGAGGGCATGACTATTCCACTTTTCTTAAGGCTGTTTATGATACACATGAAAGGGGCATTTTAGTTGGAGCACACATCATAGTTGGACTTCCAACTGAAACTCGTGAAGAATCCCTTGCAATGGCAGATGAGATAAATCGCCATCCCATAAAGTTTCTGAAGATTCATCAACTTCAGGTTGTAAAAGATACTGTTCTTGCCCGTATATATGAGAGAGAGCCTTTTAAGGTTTTTGAGTATGAAGAGTATCTTGATTTTGTGGTAGATTTTCTTGAGAGACTCAGTCCAGATATTGTAATTCAGAGACTTTTTGCAACCTCACCTGATGAGATTTTAATTGCCCCTAAATGGAACCGCTCAAAACAGCAGATTTTGAATGACATAAATAAAAGGCTTGAGGAGAGAAATGCTCGCCAGGGTTCAAAGTGCTCATTTAATAGGCATAGAGCCCTATGCTGTTGA
- a CDS encoding DUF2703 domain-containing protein, producing the protein MMKNEKLIIKWQRLVENNTTCPRCSETEKEIEKAFKKLKEALKVLNIEVILKKYELNKSEFSKNPLSSNLILINDKPLEEWLGAEAGQSKCCSVCGDNDCRTVQFNGTIYESVPENLIIKACLLAASELISGERKVKVLNFK; encoded by the coding sequence ATGATGAAAAATGAAAAACTTATAATCAAATGGCAAAGACTTGTTGAAAATAATACTACCTGTCCACGATGCTCAGAAACAGAAAAGGAAATTGAAAAGGCTTTCAAAAAACTAAAAGAAGCTTTAAAAGTCTTAAATATAGAGGTTATACTGAAAAAGTACGAGTTAAATAAATCGGAGTTCAGTAAAAATCCTTTAAGTTCCAATCTTATATTAATCAATGATAAACCTCTTGAGGAATGGCTTGGTGCAGAGGCAGGGCAATCTAAATGTTGTAGTGTTTGTGGAGATAATGACTGCAGAACAGTTCAGTTTAATGGAACAATTTATGAATCTGTCCCTGAAAATTTAATAATTAAAGCCTGTCTGCTTGCAGCATCTGAACTGATTTCAGGCGAAAGAAAAGTTAAAGTTTTGAATTTTAAGTAA
- a CDS encoding sulfite exporter TauE/SafE family protein, whose product MQESIIIIFGLSILSFISGMLGLGVAFAAIPFLGFFMQDLVHQVQPLSLLLNGVTALLSSFGFARSGFIDWKKAILLSVITTVSAPIGAYIVQFINQKYVWIIYFISVFYLAYRLFKPVKSSHNVENFKLAALLAIPISILAGFLGVGPGFLLMPTLIIAGFEPKKAAGINSFAVCPPSFSALIPHLSTAQWNFSLTIALVVVGALFSFFGARTTSRFVPGSQVKQIFAILILVVTGYKIYTLFMN is encoded by the coding sequence ATGCAAGAGAGCATTATTATAATTTTTGGGCTTTCTATTCTATCTTTTATCTCAGGTATGCTCGGGCTTGGTGTAGCCTTTGCTGCCATTCCATTTCTAGGCTTTTTCATGCAAGATTTAGTTCATCAGGTTCAACCTTTAAGTCTTTTGCTAAATGGTGTTACAGCTTTGCTTTCTTCATTTGGTTTTGCAAGAAGTGGCTTTATTGACTGGAAAAAAGCAATACTTCTGTCGGTCATTACAACAGTTTCTGCTCCTATCGGTGCATACATTGTTCAATTTATCAATCAAAAATATGTATGGATTATTTATTTTATCTCGGTATTTTATCTTGCCTATAGACTTTTTAAACCTGTAAAGAGTTCTCATAATGTTGAAAATTTCAAGCTTGCAGCTCTGTTAGCAATACCTATTTCAATACTTGCTGGCTTTCTTGGAGTGGGACCTGGTTTTCTGCTTATGCCAACACTTATTATTGCAGGCTTTGAACCCAAGAAAGCTGCAGGAATAAATTCCTTTGCAGTTTGCCCTCCTTCATTTTCTGCTTTAATACCCCATTTAAGCACAGCTCAGTGGAATTTCTCTCTAACCATTGCTTTAGTAGTTGTTGGAGCTTTATTTTCCTTCTTTGGTGCAAGAACAACGAGCAGGTTTGTCCCCGGTTCACAGGTAAAACAGATATTTGCAATTTTAATTCTTGTTGTTACAGGATACAAAATTTATACGCTATTTATGAATTGA
- the acs gene encoding acetate--CoA ligase, with product MTQGIDVLLKEQRVFPPPKEISEKAYIKSMAEYEEMYKRSVEDPEGFWGEIAEKNITWYKKWEKVLDYDFNKPYIKWFIGGKLNASYNCLDRNLATLGNKAALIWEADDGEVRTYTYWQLYREVNRFANVLKKLGIKKGDRVAVYLPMIPELPITLLACARIGAIHSVVFAGFSAQSLRDRINDCGAKLLITANQGVRGGRLVPLKANADQALDGAPSVEKVIVVKRTPNFVDMDPERDFWWHDLMSDPEISNYCEPEVMDAEDPLFILYTSGSTGKPKGVLHTTGGYMVYVNLTFKLVFDYKPEEIFFCTADIGWVTGHSYIVYGPLSAGATSLMFEGVPTYPNPGRFWEIVEKHRVNIFYTAPTAIRALMREGEKWPYKYDLSSLRILGTVGEPINPEAWIWYYKHVGRERCPIVDTWWQTETGGFMITPLPGAMTLKPGSATKPFFGVVPKVLKEDGSPAGVNEGGYLVIEKPWPGMLRGTWGDPENKRIKEVYFSRFPGKYFTGDGARVDEDGDYWLMGRIDDVINVSGHRIGTAEVESALVAHPAVAKAAVVGFPHDIKGEGIYVYVVLKEGYEPSKDLEKLLISHIRQMIGPIATPDKIQFAGGLPKTRSGKIMRRILRKIASGALEDLGDTSTLADPSVVEELVSGRK from the coding sequence ATGACACAGGGAATTGATGTATTACTAAAAGAACAGAGGGTATTCCCTCCACCAAAGGAGATTTCTGAGAAAGCCTATATCAAAAGCATGGCTGAATATGAAGAAATGTATAAGCGTTCTGTAGAAGACCCTGAAGGTTTTTGGGGTGAGATTGCAGAAAAGAACATTACATGGTATAAAAAGTGGGAAAAAGTCTTAGATTATGATTTCAATAAACCCTATATAAAGTGGTTTATAGGTGGAAAACTTAATGCATCTTATAACTGCCTTGATCGAAATCTTGCCACCTTAGGTAATAAAGCAGCATTGATATGGGAAGCAGATGATGGTGAAGTTAGAACATATACGTACTGGCAACTCTATAGAGAAGTAAATCGATTTGCCAATGTCTTAAAAAAGCTCGGTATTAAAAAGGGCGATAGAGTTGCTGTCTATCTACCCATGATCCCTGAACTTCCCATAACCCTTCTTGCCTGTGCAAGAATAGGTGCAATTCATAGTGTTGTATTTGCTGGCTTTTCAGCTCAATCCCTTAGAGACAGAATAAATGACTGTGGTGCAAAGCTACTTATTACAGCAAATCAGGGAGTAAGAGGTGGTAGGCTTGTACCATTAAAAGCAAATGCTGACCAGGCTTTAGATGGAGCTCCATCTGTTGAAAAAGTAATAGTTGTAAAAAGAACTCCCAATTTTGTTGATATGGATCCTGAAAGAGATTTCTGGTGGCACGATCTTATGAGTGATCCAGAGATAAGCAATTATTGTGAGCCAGAGGTAATGGATGCCGAAGACCCACTGTTCATTCTCTACACATCAGGCTCAACAGGAAAGCCAAAGGGAGTGCTTCACACAACTGGTGGATACATGGTTTATGTAAATTTGACATTTAAATTGGTATTTGATTACAAACCTGAGGAAATATTTTTCTGCACAGCAGATATAGGATGGGTAACAGGTCACAGTTATATAGTTTATGGACCTCTTAGCGCTGGTGCTACTTCTTTGATGTTTGAAGGAGTTCCAACATATCCAAATCCTGGAAGATTCTGGGAAATAGTTGAAAAACACAGAGTTAATATTTTTTATACAGCTCCAACTGCCATAAGAGCACTAATGAGAGAAGGAGAAAAATGGCCCTATAAATATGATCTTTCAAGTCTTAGAATTCTTGGTACAGTTGGTGAACCAATTAATCCTGAGGCATGGATTTGGTATTACAAGCATGTAGGCAGAGAACGCTGTCCAATAGTTGATACATGGTGGCAGACAGAAACAGGTGGATTTATGATCACTCCTTTGCCGGGAGCAATGACATTAAAACCAGGTTCTGCAACAAAACCTTTCTTTGGAGTTGTTCCGAAAGTTCTTAAAGAAGATGGTTCTCCTGCAGGAGTAAATGAGGGAGGATACCTTGTTATCGAAAAACCCTGGCCCGGAATGTTAAGAGGAACATGGGGAGATCCAGAAAACAAAAGAATTAAGGAAGTTTACTTTTCTCGTTTCCCTGGAAAATACTTTACAGGTGATGGGGCAAGAGTGGATGAAGACGGTGATTACTGGTTAATGGGAAGAATTGATGATGTTATAAATGTCTCTGGACACAGAATCGGAACAGCAGAGGTTGAATCAGCTCTTGTAGCTCATCCTGCAGTTGCAAAGGCAGCGGTTGTTGGTTTCCCTCATGATATTAAGGGTGAAGGTATCTATGTTTATGTTGTTTTAAAGGAAGGATATGAGCCTTCCAAAGATTTAGAGAAATTACTAATCTCTCATATAAGACAGATGATAGGTCCTATTGCAACACCTGATAAAATACAGTTTGCTGGAGGACTTCCAAAGACAAGAAGTGGTAAGATAATGAGAAGAATTTTAAGAAAAATTGCCTCAGGTGCTTTAGAAGATCTTGGTGACACTTCAACTCTTGCTGATCCATCTGTAGTTGAAGAGCTTGTTTCAGGAAGAAAATAA